A window from Bacteroidota bacterium encodes these proteins:
- a CDS encoding cupin domain-containing protein, producing MNRLLLLLTVIITISSSAQSLSKRVMHNDPSKYRELSAVHAGAGKMGFTQLIGRTELSTNFLYLHTGSINAKSGIGHHFHHTIEEMFVILDGEAEFTINGRTSKIKGPALVPCKMGNSHGIYNPGKTSLRWMNFAVSTTKGRGDNFDLGDDRVGAKLDPIPQFASSQLKKELLKPNNNTYPGNGILYRRILGPDVFSTSWDHVDHLTIPAGSIAGPRQLEGFEEVYYVIKGSGIIGINTDTATIKTDDAFYGLLGEKLNFTNTGKEELELLVIGIAVSKQQKNPDNLKQLAKPKAILLQMDFVVPKENSDAFEKMYHSIYVPAMIVQKGYVGSKLLRLFPENISKEIQAEPTNYNYSIQISFATEEDRRNWVASPQHKIAWPAAAALVKEFKWRGYDVMGDDNQ from the coding sequence ATGAACCGCTTGCTTTTACTATTGACAGTAATTATTACAATATCTTCCTCAGCGCAATCTTTAAGTAAACGTGTAATGCATAACGATCCGTCAAAGTACAGAGAACTGTCTGCTGTGCATGCCGGGGCCGGGAAAATGGGATTCACCCAACTGATCGGCCGCACTGAATTATCCACCAACTTCCTTTACCTGCACACCGGATCTATCAATGCTAAATCGGGTATCGGACACCATTTTCATCATACCATTGAAGAAATGTTTGTTATACTTGATGGCGAAGCGGAGTTTACTATCAATGGACGTACTTCCAAAATAAAAGGACCGGCTTTGGTACCCTGCAAAATGGGCAACTCTCATGGAATTTATAATCCAGGTAAGACTTCTCTTCGCTGGATGAATTTTGCTGTGAGTACTACAAAAGGACGCGGAGATAATTTTGATTTAGGTGATGATCGTGTTGGCGCCAAGCTGGATCCCATTCCGCAATTTGCTTCCAGTCAACTGAAAAAAGAATTACTAAAACCCAATAATAATACTTACCCCGGCAATGGCATCCTGTATCGCCGCATACTAGGACCTGATGTTTTTTCAACGAGTTGGGATCATGTTGATCACTTAACAATACCAGCAGGTAGTATTGCAGGCCCAAGACAGCTTGAAGGATTTGAAGAAGTGTATTATGTAATTAAAGGTTCGGGTATCATTGGCATTAATACAGATACTGCAACAATAAAAACAGATGATGCTTTTTATGGATTGCTGGGCGAGAAACTGAATTTTACTAACACCGGAAAAGAAGAACTTGAATTGCTGGTGATTGGTATTGCGGTTTCTAAACAACAGAAAAATCCTGACAACCTGAAACAGCTTGCCAAACCTAAGGCAATACTATTGCAAATGGATTTTGTTGTACCCAAAGAAAACAGTGATGCTTTTGAAAAAATGTATCACTCTATTTATGTGCCTGCCATGATAGTACAAAAAGGTTATGTTGGTTCAAAGTTATTGCGCCTCTTTCCGGAAAACATCAGTAAAGAAATACAGGCCGAACCAACAAATTATAATTACTCGATACAAATTTCTTTTGCTACTGAAGAAGACAGAAGAAATTGGGTGGCGAGCCCACAGCACAAGATTGCATGGCCTGCGGCAGCCGCACTTGTAAAAGAATTCAAATGGCGTGGCTATGATGTTATGGGTGATGATAACCAGTGA
- a CDS encoding quinoprotein glucose dehydrogenase: MKQRTKITVAILVFCCFAYATINDFLPDNEHKSWTHYGGSPDQSKYFNASQITKENVNQMQVAWVYPTMDSVFNFFSPILVDTIMYVMAKNYSLVAVNAQTGKEIWIHANLQGLTRRGINYWESKDRKDRRLVFTLNNTLQAIDALTGKSITTFGKNGYVDMREGLDRPVSSIRRMQSMMPGVIFEDLIIMGSAPGEGYFSPPGHIRAYNIVTGKRVWTFHTIPHPGEFGYNTWPKDAYKYVGGTNVWSEISVDVKRGIAYLPLGSPTFDFYGADRLGSNLFGNCLVAINVRTGKRIWHFQTVHHDLWDYDLASAPQLLTVNRNGKQIDAVAIATKHGFVFVFDRVTGKPIFPIEEKPFPASKMPGEKSWPTQPIPTVVPSFTRHEVTKDMINPFYSEDEKKKWYKRIDSAKSGLFVPPSDKYETIMLPGALGGVNFGNTASDPGKGMLYILTQEYVSVYKLERIKSPRELMSADDKQKVQTLYSTSCKSCHGDNMTGRGIAPSIINAGQRITFDDFKTLINVGRGQMPGFPHVDEQRITAIYRYLGGTISRFGGGPRRNTETKMPEGPVVASGGATVKPDVKPVPPMSEYPVGVARPKNRYSTDYGTAWPDLLGPTWAWVMAYDLNTGTVKWKQPLGEDAKTSKAGDKSTGAVNGSQRKGIVVTSTGVLFCTGKGGKLYAYDSDSGKLLWETTLSYESNAQPVMYELNGKQYLVVNATNNFTRDSYDHSKDPGALPRGYVVYALPAQ, translated from the coding sequence ATGAAACAAAGAACCAAAATTACCGTAGCCATTCTTGTATTTTGTTGCTTTGCCTATGCAACCATTAATGATTTCTTGCCGGATAATGAACACAAAAGCTGGACACATTATGGAGGCAGCCCGGATCAGTCAAAGTATTTTAATGCGTCCCAGATTACCAAAGAAAATGTGAACCAGATGCAGGTAGCCTGGGTTTATCCTACTATGGATTCTGTTTTTAATTTTTTCAGTCCTATCCTTGTAGATACAATTATGTATGTGATGGCAAAAAATTATTCCCTTGTTGCTGTCAATGCACAAACAGGTAAAGAGATATGGATACATGCCAACCTGCAGGGACTGACCCGGAGAGGAATTAACTATTGGGAAAGTAAAGACAGAAAAGACAGACGCTTGGTTTTTACACTCAACAATACATTGCAGGCGATAGATGCACTGACAGGAAAATCAATTACGACCTTTGGTAAGAATGGGTATGTGGATATGAGAGAAGGGCTCGACCGTCCCGTTTCATCTATCCGGAGAATGCAATCTATGATGCCGGGAGTAATATTCGAAGATTTAATAATTATGGGATCTGCACCGGGTGAAGGATATTTTTCTCCTCCCGGACACATAAGAGCCTATAACATTGTTACAGGCAAAAGGGTTTGGACATTCCATACGATTCCTCATCCCGGAGAATTTGGTTACAATACCTGGCCAAAAGATGCATATAAATATGTAGGCGGCACAAATGTATGGAGTGAAATATCGGTAGATGTCAAAAGAGGCATTGCCTACTTACCTCTTGGCTCACCAACATTTGATTTTTATGGTGCAGACCGTCTTGGAAGCAATCTCTTTGGTAATTGTCTCGTAGCAATAAATGTCCGTACAGGTAAACGCATCTGGCATTTCCAGACTGTGCATCATGATTTGTGGGATTATGATCTTGCTTCTGCTCCGCAATTATTAACTGTAAACCGCAATGGTAAACAAATTGATGCTGTAGCTATAGCTACCAAACATGGTTTCGTATTTGTATTCGATCGTGTAACAGGAAAACCTATTTTCCCTATTGAAGAAAAACCTTTTCCAGCGAGCAAGATGCCCGGCGAAAAATCATGGCCTACACAACCTATTCCAACCGTTGTACCCAGCTTTACAAGACACGAAGTGACAAAAGACATGATCAATCCTTTTTATTCTGAAGATGAAAAGAAAAAATGGTACAAAAGGATCGACTCCGCTAAATCAGGATTATTTGTTCCGCCATCCGATAAATATGAAACGATCATGTTACCAGGTGCACTGGGTGGTGTGAACTTTGGCAATACGGCTTCTGATCCCGGCAAAGGAATGCTATATATATTGACACAGGAATATGTTTCGGTTTATAAACTCGAAAGAATAAAATCTCCGCGGGAATTAATGTCTGCAGATGATAAACAAAAAGTGCAAACATTATATAGTACCAGCTGCAAGTCCTGTCATGGAGATAATATGACAGGAAGAGGTATAGCGCCTTCGATCATTAATGCAGGACAGCGTATCACCTTTGATGATTTTAAAACTTTAATAAATGTGGGCCGCGGTCAAATGCCCGGTTTTCCTCATGTTGATGAACAAAGAATAACAGCTATATACCGTTACTTAGGAGGTACAATATCGAGATTTGGTGGCGGGCCAAGAAGAAATACAGAAACTAAAATGCCCGAAGGTCCGGTAGTAGCTTCAGGAGGTGCAACGGTAAAACCTGATGTGAAACCTGTTCCGCCAATGTCTGAATACCCTGTTGGGGTAGCTCGTCCTAAAAATCGTTATTCAACAGATTATGGTACTGCATGGCCTGATCTATTAGGTCCCACATGGGCATGGGTTATGGCGTATGATCTTAATACGGGCACTGTTAAATGGAAACAACCATTGGGTGAAGATGCTAAAACATCAAAGGCAGGTGATAAAAGTACCGGTGCTGTAAACGGTTCGCAAAGAAAAGGAATCGTGGTTACTTCTACAGGAGTTCTATTCTGTACCGGCAAGGGAGGAAAATTATATGCATACGATTCAGATAGTGGTAAACTCCTGTGGGAAACGACGCTTAGTTATGAGTCTAATGCCCAGCCGGTGATGTATGAATTAAACGGCAAGCAATACCTGGTAGTTAATGCTACCAACAATTTTACAAGGGATAGTTATGATCATTCCAAAGATCCCGGGGCATTGCCACGGGGATATGTTGTATATGCGCTTCCAGCGCAGTAA